In Nitrosococcus halophilus Nc 4, the genomic stretch AATGGAGCACGCCATCCGCAAACATTGCACCATTCACTTCGACGAAGACCCGGCCTTCTACACCAAACTCAGTGAAAAACTCGAGCAACTCATTGAACAGCACCGGAATAGCTGGGAGCTGCTCGCCGAGGAGTATGAGAAATTGCGTCAGGAAGCCATTGAAGGCAGAACTCAAGCCATTGAGGGGCTGACCAAAGAGGCCACCACCTTCTATGATTATGTGTTGCAGCTAGCCTATGCGGATGGTGAAGTTCCCTCCGGGGACCGTGCCGGGCTGAAGAAGCTGATGGCTCACATCGTAGAGTTGCTACAGGAGACCATTGGCGTGCTCGATTTCTGGAAGAAGCCCATTGAAGTCAAAAAGCTTCGAGGCAATATCGACACCGAGATCCTGCTGGCGAATATTCCCGCACTCAACGCCAAGCATGAGCGCATCGCCGTCGAGATCGTGAAACTCACCGAGAAACGGCACGAGGAACTGATCAAGTGAAGGGACAAGAACCCAACATTGATTACGCCGTGGTCCGCAGCCGCCGCTCGACGGTGGACATCATCATCGAGCGTGACGGCAGCGTCCTTGTCCGGGCACCGGAGTGGGTCAATGACCAACAGGTGGAGAAAGTCGTCCAGTCCAGACAATACTGGATCTACCAAAGCCTTGCGGAGTGGCGTGACTTGAATGCAACTCGGGTCCTTCGCGAGTACAAGAACGGGGAAGGTTTCCTATATCTTGGTCGTGCCTATCGCTTGCGCTTAGCGAATAATCAAGACGCGCCGCTACAGTTCCAGCAGGGCCGCTTCATGCTTCGGCGAGACCTGGTGGAGAGCGGCGACGTGGCCACTGCAAAGGCGGCTTTCAGAGACTACTATATTGCCCGCGGGCTGGATCGGATCGGTCAGCGGGTAGCCTATTTTGCTCCCAAAGTGGGCGTCGAGCCGACTGATATTGATGTCCGTGAGCTCGGCCATCGCTGGGCTTCCTGCTCCCCCACCGGCAAGCTCGCCTTTCACTGGAAGTGCATGATGGCGCCCCAAACCATCATCGACTATATCGTGGTCCACCACCACCGCGACCACACCGATGCCTTCTGGAACGAAGTGGACAAGGTAATGCCGGAGTACCGCGAGCGGAAAGAGTGGCTCCGCAAAAATGGTGCAGGGTTGGATATCTAGGCCATGGGATCTACAACTGTACCCCCTCCTGTCTATTCCCAGATTGTATAGATTCAGTCTAAACAACCACTTGAAGCCTTAATCGATTGCATTACTTGATTAAACTTTCATAAAATCAATTACTTATGAGGTGTTGGAGGAAGGTGGGTCTGATAAAGAAAATTTATTGCTAGCAAGTTTAGGGTACACAGCTTCATGTCTACGATCAGAGAGGATTGACATGAGTTATCTGCGCTA encodes the following:
- a CDS encoding M48 family metallopeptidase, coding for MDIIIERDGSVLVRAPEWVNDQQVEKVVQSRQYWIYQSLAEWRDLNATRVLREYKNGEGFLYLGRAYRLRLANNQDAPLQFQQGRFMLRRDLVESGDVATAKAAFRDYYIARGLDRIGQRVAYFAPKVGVEPTDIDVRELGHRWASCSPTGKLAFHWKCMMAPQTIIDYIVVHHHRDHTDAFWNEVDKVMPEYRERKEWLRKNGAGLDI